A region of Leclercia adecarboxylata DNA encodes the following proteins:
- a CDS encoding DUF3037 domain-containing protein, producing the protein MTVYNYSIIRITPNPVRAESINIGLVVATPGGPDIRVLETSTKIKAITKTFSMENLEDLKSRLEFLLTEKLTLEEAVSFFQGSISLSNTGNFSANTEYEYESNVEFLNKTYITPERSNKKEPITQKRIITELKNQFSHYGIMGKGFDDLNDHKVVQGYPLSAQQGLYAELLLKNGVYHLTETLDLRTTNAKQKIGDSAFKAITMSTAKTIWSGQVNTFLVYAADMSQVRMHSQQLALVDNYADRMFNLLSNEEMSVYFEHMLTAAGMAA; encoded by the coding sequence TCTATCAATATTGGTCTTGTTGTAGCTACACCAGGCGGCCCAGACATCCGGGTCCTTGAAACATCTACAAAGATAAAAGCGATAACTAAAACGTTTAGCATGGAAAATCTTGAGGATCTAAAGTCAAGATTAGAATTCCTACTAACCGAAAAATTAACGCTTGAAGAGGCTGTTAGTTTTTTCCAGGGAAGCATAAGCCTTTCTAATACAGGTAATTTTTCAGCAAATACTGAATACGAGTATGAAAGTAATGTAGAATTCTTGAACAAAACCTACATAACACCTGAGAGATCTAACAAAAAGGAGCCGATTACCCAGAAGAGAATAATCACTGAGCTAAAGAATCAGTTTTCTCACTATGGGATTATGGGGAAAGGATTTGATGACCTTAACGATCACAAGGTTGTTCAGGGGTACCCTCTCTCTGCTCAACAGGGTTTGTATGCCGAACTTTTACTGAAAAATGGTGTTTATCATCTTACTGAAACGCTAGATCTCAGGACTACAAATGCAAAACAAAAAATTGGTGATAGCGCATTCAAGGCGATAACAATGAGCACGGCCAAGACTATCTGGAGCGGGCAAGTAAATACATTCCTTGTTTATGCTGCTGATATGTCTCAAGTGCGCATGCACTCGCAACAACTAGCCCTTGTTGATAATTATGCAGATAGAATGTTTAACTTACTCAGTAATGAGGAAATGTCTGTTTACTTCGAACATATGCTTACGGCCGCAGGAATGGCTGCATAA
- the gamL gene encoding host nuclease inhibitor GamL, translating into MAAYRAYDHIEDRRWVEQQLTDEKEKWIDDRAQEIIDMMPKEPSGLFHFSVPIDSSPYEGLRSDKAAEEYNDFVSAVAYAQAEHDWEHRTGCPF; encoded by the coding sequence ATGGCCGCATATCGCGCATACGACCACATAGAGGATCGTCGCTGGGTCGAGCAGCAGTTAACCGACGAGAAAGAGAAGTGGATCGACGACCGGGCGCAGGAAATCATCGACATGATGCCAAAAGAGCCGTCCGGCCTCTTCCACTTCTCCGTACCGATCGACTCCAGCCCATACGAAGGACTTCGCAGCGATAAAGCTGCCGAGGAATACAACGACTTCGTTTCGGCAGTGGCCTACGCCCAGGCGGAGCACGACTGGGAGCACCGCACAGGCTGCCCGTTCTGA
- a CDS encoding MT-A70 family methyltransferase, with product MTGKYSLIYADPPWSYGNTISNGAAENHYGTMKLIDIKRLAVWDLAAENSVLAMWYTGTHNQEAIELAEAWGFTVRTMNGFTWVKLNQLAEGRINTALADGEVTDFYDFLDLLNAETRMNGGNHTRANTEDLLIATRGAGLERMNAGIKQVVYSPLGAHSEKPWEVRHRLELLYGDVPRIELFSRCGAPGWDHWGNQCPTSAVQLLPGCAIDVMKTEAA from the coding sequence ATGACCGGCAAATATTCTCTTATCTACGCCGATCCGCCATGGTCTTACGGAAACACGATCAGCAACGGCGCTGCGGAAAACCATTACGGCACCATGAAGCTGATCGACATCAAGCGCCTGGCAGTATGGGATTTGGCCGCTGAAAACTCCGTGCTGGCGATGTGGTACACCGGCACCCACAACCAGGAGGCCATTGAGCTGGCTGAGGCGTGGGGATTTACGGTGCGCACCATGAATGGTTTTACGTGGGTCAAGCTGAACCAGCTGGCAGAGGGTCGCATCAACACGGCGCTGGCCGATGGTGAGGTCACTGACTTCTACGACTTCCTCGACCTGCTGAACGCCGAAACGCGCATGAACGGAGGCAATCACACCCGGGCGAACACGGAAGATCTGCTGATCGCCACCCGCGGTGCGGGACTTGAGAGGATGAATGCCGGTATCAAGCAGGTGGTTTACAGCCCGCTCGGTGCCCACAGTGAAAAGCCGTGGGAAGTTCGCCACCGGCTTGAGTTGCTGTATGGCGACGTGCCGCGCATCGAGTTGTTCAGCCGCTGCGGTGCGCCGGGGTGGGATCATTGGGGCAATCAATGCCCAACATCGGCTGTTCAGTTGCTGCCAGGCTGCGCGATCGACGTGATGAAAACGGAGGCGGCATGA
- a CDS encoding cell division protein FtsZ — MIAHYGTTPIIRQCIEPGMMALHEGRTYRVSAVIHERKWVYLHTDAEIIRVNDRVIDVLLDGTGQPIQH; from the coding sequence ATGATTGCCCACTACGGCACCACCCCCATCATTCGCCAGTGTATCGAGCCTGGAATGATGGCGCTGCATGAAGGCCGCACCTACCGTGTGTCAGCTGTCATCCACGAACGCAAATGGGTGTATCTGCACACCGACGCAGAAATCATCCGTGTTAACGATCGTGTGATCGACGTGCTGCTCGACGGCACCGGCCAACCAATTCAGCACTGA
- a CDS encoding recombinase RecT, giving the protein MSFSIVEFVKQQEPLFAGAVTDQSVTWAKESQFAIQAFQRNDRLATTAISNPASAQNAIINVAAIGITLNPASKLAYLVPRDGMVCLDISYMGLLHLAQATGSIKWGQCKLVYSNDTYESNGLDTAPTHKYNAFGDRGAVVGGYCTVKTPDGDYLTEEMSLAEIKATEATSKAKNGPWKNFWEEMARKTIVKRASKYWPRAERLDNAIHVINEDEGIHQEPVMTHTPESEVILSEEQRKQELHDKVSALCDEMERAETMHDLKMHFQAAYRMTAGMKLQQNVQAIYAECKMKLEEVAQ; this is encoded by the coding sequence ATGAGCTTCAGCATCGTTGAGTTCGTTAAACAGCAGGAGCCGCTCTTTGCCGGGGCGGTCACCGATCAGTCCGTAACGTGGGCGAAAGAAAGCCAGTTCGCAATTCAGGCATTTCAGCGAAACGACAGGCTTGCTACAACGGCAATCAGCAACCCGGCCAGCGCGCAGAACGCGATCATCAACGTGGCCGCCATCGGCATCACGCTGAACCCGGCGAGCAAACTGGCTTATCTGGTGCCGCGCGACGGCATGGTGTGTCTCGATATCAGCTATATGGGCCTGCTTCATCTCGCACAGGCTACCGGATCCATTAAGTGGGGCCAGTGCAAACTGGTCTACTCAAACGACACTTACGAGTCGAATGGCCTCGATACTGCGCCGACCCACAAATATAACGCCTTCGGTGACCGAGGCGCGGTGGTTGGTGGCTACTGCACAGTGAAAACCCCGGATGGTGACTACCTGACGGAAGAAATGAGCCTGGCTGAGATTAAGGCGACGGAAGCTACCAGTAAGGCCAAGAATGGCCCATGGAAGAACTTCTGGGAGGAAATGGCGCGCAAGACCATCGTTAAGCGCGCCAGCAAATACTGGCCCCGCGCTGAGCGTCTGGATAACGCGATCCACGTCATCAACGAAGATGAGGGAATCCACCAGGAGCCGGTTATGACCCACACGCCAGAAAGCGAAGTAATCCTGTCTGAAGAGCAGAGAAAGCAAGAACTTCACGACAAGGTGTCGGCGCTGTGCGATGAAATGGAACGCGCTGAAACCATGCACGACCTGAAAATGCACTTCCAGGCGGCCTACAGAATGACGGCCGGCATGAAGCTGCAGCAGAACGTACAGGCCATCTATGCCGAGTGCAAAATGAAGCTTGAGGAGGTGGCGCAATGA
- a CDS encoding siphovirus Gp157 family protein — MTALYQIANDFAKLTDADMDPELIADTLDGIEWELEAKVEQILAACKNEQAYAETLKEESRKLAERAKAAENRVVSMKEYVARSLDTAGKTTIKAGIHQVTIRAPSKSVEITDAAALPAEYVEYETTIKADKLAIKHKLDAGIDIPGARIKIGKPSLIIK; from the coding sequence ATGACTGCTCTCTACCAGATAGCGAATGACTTCGCCAAGCTGACCGACGCCGATATGGACCCGGAACTAATCGCAGATACCCTGGACGGCATCGAATGGGAGCTTGAAGCGAAAGTGGAGCAGATCCTGGCGGCCTGCAAAAACGAGCAGGCCTATGCGGAGACTCTTAAGGAGGAGTCCCGCAAACTGGCTGAGCGTGCAAAGGCTGCAGAGAACCGAGTGGTTAGCATGAAGGAGTATGTTGCCCGGTCTCTCGATACTGCAGGCAAGACTACCATCAAAGCTGGCATCCACCAGGTAACCATCCGGGCGCCGTCGAAGTCAGTTGAGATTACCGATGCCGCCGCCCTACCCGCTGAATATGTCGAATATGAAACCACCATCAAAGCGGACAAGTTGGCTATCAAGCATAAGCTCGACGCCGGAATCGATATCCCCGGCGCGCGCATCAAGATTGGCAAACCCTCTCTCATCATCAAATAG